One genomic window of uncultured Fusobacterium sp. includes the following:
- a CDS encoding co-chaperone GroES: MNIKPIGERVLIKLVKMEEKTASGIILPGAGDKEKPNFGEIVALGKGEKLEGLNVGDKVVYAKFAGTEIKDGDEKYLILNIDDVLAVVEK, from the coding sequence ATGAACATTAAGCCAATAGGAGAAAGAGTTTTGATAAAACTTGTAAAAATGGAAGAGAAAACAGCAAGTGGAATTATTCTTCCAGGAGCAGGAGATAAAGAAAAACCTAATTTTGGAGAAATTGTAGCTCTAGGAAAAGGTGAAAAGTTAGAAGGATTAAATGTAGGGGATAAAGTAGTTTATGCAAAATTTGCAGGAACTGAGATAAAAGATGGAGATGAAAAATATCTTATTCTAAATATAGATGATGTTTTGGCAGTAGTTGAAAAATAG